The Ornithorhynchus anatinus isolate Pmale09 chromosome X2, mOrnAna1.pri.v4, whole genome shotgun sequence genome window below encodes:
- the LOC114807316 gene encoding defensin-A2-like: protein MRTLSLLLALLFLAAQTLAQPIDEGAEEVITEEPEITETQDPTTIMLIERGIDGDSTDPKRGTITCYCRLSCYLWEKSSGTCRLSNRTYKLCC, encoded by the exons ATGCGGACCCTCAGCCtgctcctggccctcctcttcctGGCTGCCCAGACCCTGGCCCAGCCCATAGACGAGGGGGCAGAAGAGGTCATAACCGAGGAACCAGAGATCACAGAGACCCAGGATCCAACCACCATCATGTTGATTGAGAGAGGCATAGATGGTGACTCTACag ATCCCAAGCGAGGCACCATCACCTGTTACTGCAGATTATCTTGCTACCTTTGGGAGAAGAGTTCCGGGACTTGCCGTTTATCAAACCGCACCTACAAGCTTTGCTGCTAA
- the AFAP1L1 gene encoding actin filament-associated protein 1-like 1 isoform X2 translates to MDRSSVLEHLLPELGLLLKLLDGEDLSPAALEKKAAVSAILQRAQPLPGKESTHLYLNTADLHNGPSFVESLFDEFDCDLGDLRDTPEDDSEETNSESAKSHELRNVSREPPPPLPTTPPPEDYYEEALPLGPGKAPEYITAQNGMSPPNSLEDGYYEDADSNYPGTQMNGEPKSSYNDSDAMSSSYESYDDEEEEDKGRQPAHQWPSEEASLHLVKDSRICAFLLRKKRFGQWARQLAVIREDKLMCYKSSKDRRPHLELALGTCNVLYVPKDGRRKKHELRFSPPGAEALVLAVQSKEQADEWLKVIREVSSPGGAGVSESPSSPLLPCRLDVDKRLSQERQTSDSDSVGVGDGCSPVSWKEAGEHARGKKSGLAELKGSVSRAAGRKINRIISFSKKKSPAEGAHPSEEDLLGCGSLRVLSRQCWRERWCRVQAHTLFVHKDRADLRNPLDAVELRGCRLVPGFGHQHPLAFRILRGQRELAVLEASSSEDMGRWLGLLLVETGSPETPEALHYDYVDVETLASIVTAGRQSFLFASSCPDRWTEPRVYDEVPYEKLQPEDPQRPAGAQVKRHASSCSEKSRRVDPQVKVKRHASSAQQYRYGKNRAEEDARRFLVEKEKLEGEKQSIRDELGSLRREKREVKEAMKTSSGKRLETLEQRAAALEAECREREERRIDLELRLTAVKESLKQSLAGGPALGLAVTGQAKNSDAGSKPSGGSAVPVNCASELRKRRPSVAATSKGKVLQRAKEWEMKKT, encoded by the exons TGCTGGAGCACCTCCTCCCGGAACTCGGACTACTGCTCAAGCTGCTGGACGGCGAGGACCTGAGCCCTGCGGCCCTGGAGAAGAAGGCCGCGGTGTCCGCCATTCTGCAGAGGGCACAGCCTCTACCTG GAAAGGAGAGCACTCATCTGTACCTGAACACTGCAGACCTGCACAACGGCCCCAGCTTCGTGGAATCCCTGTTCGACGAGTTTG ACTGTGACCTGGGAGATCTCCGAGACACGCCCGAGGATGACAGCGAGGAAACGAACTCCGAGTCAGCGAAGAGCCACGAGCTCAGAAAT GTGTCCCGGGagcccccaccacccctccccacaacgCCCCCGCCTGAAGACTACTACGAGGAAGCCCTCCCCCTGGGCCCTGGCAAAGCTCCCGAATACAtcactgcccaga ATGGCATGAGCCCCCCCAACTCGCTCGAGGATGGATACTACGAAGATGCAGACAGCAATTACCCGGGGACCCAGATGAATGGGGAGCCGAAAAGCTCGT ACAATGACTCGGACGCTATGAGCAGCTCCTACGAATCGTAcgacgatgaggaggaggaggacaagggtcGGCAGCCAGCCCACCAGTGGCCGTCAGAGGAGGCCTCCCTGCACCTGGTGAAGGATAGCAGGATATGTGCCTTCCTGCTGCGGAAAAAGCGCTTTGGGCAGTGGGCCAGGCAGCTGGCCGTCATCAGGGAAGACAAGCTGATG tgTTACAAGAGCTCCAAGGACCGCCGGCCACACCTGGAGCTGGCCCTAGGCACCTGCAATGTCCTCTATGTCCCCAAGGACGGGCGCCGCAAAAAGCATGAACTTCGCTTTTCCCCGCCGGGCGCTGAGGCCCTGGTCCTCGCTGTGCAGAGCAAGGAGCAGGCCGACGAGTGGCTCAAG GTGATCAGGGAGGTAAGCAGCCCTGGAGGAGCGGGAGTGTCCGAGTCGCCCTCGTCCCCGCTGCTGCCCTGTAGGCTGGACGTAGACAAG CGGCTCTCCCAGGAGAGACAGACCTCGGATTCGGACAGTGTCGGTGTAGGGGACGGCTGTTCCCCGGTCAGCTGGAAAGAGGCGGGGGAGCACG CCAGAGGGAAGAAGAGCGGTCTGGCGGAGCTGAAGGGGTCGGTGAGTCGAGCTGCCGGAAGGAAGATCAACCGCATCATCAGTTTCTCCAAGAAGAAGTCGCCGGCGGAAGGCGCGCACCCCTCGGAGGAGGACCTGCTGGGCTGCG GCTCCCTGCGTGTGCTGTCCCGTCAGTGCTGGCGGGAGCGCTGGTGCCGTGTGCAAGCTCACACCCTCTTCGTGCACAAGGACCGGGCGGACCTGAGGAACCCTCTGGACGCCGTGGAGCTGCGGGGCTGCCGGCTCGTCCCCGGCTTCGGTCACCAGCATCCGTTGGCTTTCCGCATCCTCCGCGGCCAGCGGGAGCTCGCCGTGCTGGAG GCAAGCAGCTCGGAGGACATGGGCCGCtggctggggctgctgctggtAGAGACGGGCTCCCCGGAGACACCCGAGGCCCTGCACTACGACTACGTGGATGTGGAGACCCTAGCCAGCATCGTCACCGCCGGCCGCCAGTCCTTCCT GTTTGCCAGCTCCTGCCCGGACAGGTGGACTGAACCCCGAGTCTATGATGAAGTTCCCTATGAGAAGCTGCAG ccggaGGACCCGCAACGCCCGGCAGGGGCCCAGGTGAAGAGACACGCCTCCTCCTGCAGTGAGAAGTCGCGCCGGGTGGATCCCCAGGTCAAGGTCAAACGTCACGCTTCCA GCGCTCAGCAGTATCGCTACGGCAAGAACCGGGCCGAGGAGGACGCTCGCCGCTTcctggtggagaaggagaagctggagggggagaagcagtcgATCCGGGATGAACTGGGGTCGCTGCGGAGGGAGAAGCGGGAGGTGAAGGAAGCCATGAAGACCAGCTCAG GGAAGCGGCTGGAGACGTTGGAACAGCGGGCAGCGGCGCTGGAGGCCGAATgtcgggagcgggaggagaggcgcATCGACCTGGAACTGCGGCTGACCGCCGTCAAGGAAAGCCTCAAGCAGAGCCTGGCCGGGGGCCCCGCCCTGGGCCTGGCAGTGACTGGGCAGGCCAAGAATTCG GACGCCGGGAGCAAGCCCAGCGGCGGTTCCGCAGTCCCGGTCAACTGTGCCTCcgagctgaggaagaggaggccatcCGTCGCAGCCACCAGCAAAGGGAAAGTCTTGCAGAGGGCAAAG gagtgggagatgaagaaaacctAA
- the AFAP1L1 gene encoding actin filament-associated protein 1-like 1 isoform X3 — protein sequence MERMHPRDVVLEHLLPELGLLLKLLDGEDLSPAALEKKAAVSAILQRAQPLPGKESTHLYLNTADLHNGPSFVESLFDEFDCDLGDLRDTPEDDSEETNSESAKSHELRNVSREPPPPLPTTPPPEDYYEEALPLGPGKAPEYITAQNGMSPPNSLEDGYYEDADSNYPGTQMNGEPKSSYNDSDAMSSSYESYDDEEEEDKGRQPAHQWPSEEASLHLVKDSRICAFLLRKKRFGQWARQLAVIREDKLMCYKSSKDRRPHLELALGTCNVLYVPKDGRRKKHELRFSPPGAEALVLAVQSKEQADEWLKVIREVSSPGGAGVSESPSSPLLPCRLDVDKERQTSDSDSVGVGDGCSPVSWKEAGEHARGKKSGLAELKGSVSRAAGRKINRIISFSKKKSPAEGAHPSEEDLLGCGSLRVLSRQCWRERWCRVQAHTLFVHKDRADLRNPLDAVELRGCRLVPGFGHQHPLAFRILRGQRELAVLEASSSEDMGRWLGLLLVETGSPETPEALHYDYVDVETLASIVTAGRQSFLFASSCPDRWTEPRVYDEVPYEKLQPEDPQRPAGAQVKRHASSCSEKSRRVDPQVKVKRHASSAQQYRYGKNRAEEDARRFLVEKEKLEGEKQSIRDELGSLRREKREVKEAMKTSSGKRLETLEQRAAALEAECREREERRIDLELRLTAVKESLKQSLAGGPALGLAVTGQAKNSDAGSKPSGGSAVPVNCASELRKRRPSVAATSKGKVLQRAKEWEMKKT from the exons ATGGAGAGAATGCACCCCAGAGATGTGG TGCTGGAGCACCTCCTCCCGGAACTCGGACTACTGCTCAAGCTGCTGGACGGCGAGGACCTGAGCCCTGCGGCCCTGGAGAAGAAGGCCGCGGTGTCCGCCATTCTGCAGAGGGCACAGCCTCTACCTG GAAAGGAGAGCACTCATCTGTACCTGAACACTGCAGACCTGCACAACGGCCCCAGCTTCGTGGAATCCCTGTTCGACGAGTTTG ACTGTGACCTGGGAGATCTCCGAGACACGCCCGAGGATGACAGCGAGGAAACGAACTCCGAGTCAGCGAAGAGCCACGAGCTCAGAAAT GTGTCCCGGGagcccccaccacccctccccacaacgCCCCCGCCTGAAGACTACTACGAGGAAGCCCTCCCCCTGGGCCCTGGCAAAGCTCCCGAATACAtcactgcccaga ATGGCATGAGCCCCCCCAACTCGCTCGAGGATGGATACTACGAAGATGCAGACAGCAATTACCCGGGGACCCAGATGAATGGGGAGCCGAAAAGCTCGT ACAATGACTCGGACGCTATGAGCAGCTCCTACGAATCGTAcgacgatgaggaggaggaggacaagggtcGGCAGCCAGCCCACCAGTGGCCGTCAGAGGAGGCCTCCCTGCACCTGGTGAAGGATAGCAGGATATGTGCCTTCCTGCTGCGGAAAAAGCGCTTTGGGCAGTGGGCCAGGCAGCTGGCCGTCATCAGGGAAGACAAGCTGATG tgTTACAAGAGCTCCAAGGACCGCCGGCCACACCTGGAGCTGGCCCTAGGCACCTGCAATGTCCTCTATGTCCCCAAGGACGGGCGCCGCAAAAAGCATGAACTTCGCTTTTCCCCGCCGGGCGCTGAGGCCCTGGTCCTCGCTGTGCAGAGCAAGGAGCAGGCCGACGAGTGGCTCAAG GTGATCAGGGAGGTAAGCAGCCCTGGAGGAGCGGGAGTGTCCGAGTCGCCCTCGTCCCCGCTGCTGCCCTGTAGGCTGGACGTAGACAAG GAGAGACAGACCTCGGATTCGGACAGTGTCGGTGTAGGGGACGGCTGTTCCCCGGTCAGCTGGAAAGAGGCGGGGGAGCACG CCAGAGGGAAGAAGAGCGGTCTGGCGGAGCTGAAGGGGTCGGTGAGTCGAGCTGCCGGAAGGAAGATCAACCGCATCATCAGTTTCTCCAAGAAGAAGTCGCCGGCGGAAGGCGCGCACCCCTCGGAGGAGGACCTGCTGGGCTGCG GCTCCCTGCGTGTGCTGTCCCGTCAGTGCTGGCGGGAGCGCTGGTGCCGTGTGCAAGCTCACACCCTCTTCGTGCACAAGGACCGGGCGGACCTGAGGAACCCTCTGGACGCCGTGGAGCTGCGGGGCTGCCGGCTCGTCCCCGGCTTCGGTCACCAGCATCCGTTGGCTTTCCGCATCCTCCGCGGCCAGCGGGAGCTCGCCGTGCTGGAG GCAAGCAGCTCGGAGGACATGGGCCGCtggctggggctgctgctggtAGAGACGGGCTCCCCGGAGACACCCGAGGCCCTGCACTACGACTACGTGGATGTGGAGACCCTAGCCAGCATCGTCACCGCCGGCCGCCAGTCCTTCCT GTTTGCCAGCTCCTGCCCGGACAGGTGGACTGAACCCCGAGTCTATGATGAAGTTCCCTATGAGAAGCTGCAG ccggaGGACCCGCAACGCCCGGCAGGGGCCCAGGTGAAGAGACACGCCTCCTCCTGCAGTGAGAAGTCGCGCCGGGTGGATCCCCAGGTCAAGGTCAAACGTCACGCTTCCA GCGCTCAGCAGTATCGCTACGGCAAGAACCGGGCCGAGGAGGACGCTCGCCGCTTcctggtggagaaggagaagctggagggggagaagcagtcgATCCGGGATGAACTGGGGTCGCTGCGGAGGGAGAAGCGGGAGGTGAAGGAAGCCATGAAGACCAGCTCAG GGAAGCGGCTGGAGACGTTGGAACAGCGGGCAGCGGCGCTGGAGGCCGAATgtcgggagcgggaggagaggcgcATCGACCTGGAACTGCGGCTGACCGCCGTCAAGGAAAGCCTCAAGCAGAGCCTGGCCGGGGGCCCCGCCCTGGGCCTGGCAGTGACTGGGCAGGCCAAGAATTCG GACGCCGGGAGCAAGCCCAGCGGCGGTTCCGCAGTCCCGGTCAACTGTGCCTCcgagctgaggaagaggaggccatcCGTCGCAGCCACCAGCAAAGGGAAAGTCTTGCAGAGGGCAAAG gagtgggagatgaagaaaacctAA
- the AFAP1L1 gene encoding actin filament-associated protein 1-like 1 isoform X1, with amino-acid sequence MERMHPRDVVLEHLLPELGLLLKLLDGEDLSPAALEKKAAVSAILQRAQPLPGKESTHLYLNTADLHNGPSFVESLFDEFDCDLGDLRDTPEDDSEETNSESAKSHELRNVSREPPPPLPTTPPPEDYYEEALPLGPGKAPEYITAQNGMSPPNSLEDGYYEDADSNYPGTQMNGEPKSSYNDSDAMSSSYESYDDEEEEDKGRQPAHQWPSEEASLHLVKDSRICAFLLRKKRFGQWARQLAVIREDKLMCYKSSKDRRPHLELALGTCNVLYVPKDGRRKKHELRFSPPGAEALVLAVQSKEQADEWLKVIREVSSPGGAGVSESPSSPLLPCRLDVDKRLSQERQTSDSDSVGVGDGCSPVSWKEAGEHARGKKSGLAELKGSVSRAAGRKINRIISFSKKKSPAEGAHPSEEDLLGCGSLRVLSRQCWRERWCRVQAHTLFVHKDRADLRNPLDAVELRGCRLVPGFGHQHPLAFRILRGQRELAVLEASSSEDMGRWLGLLLVETGSPETPEALHYDYVDVETLASIVTAGRQSFLFASSCPDRWTEPRVYDEVPYEKLQPEDPQRPAGAQVKRHASSCSEKSRRVDPQVKVKRHASSAQQYRYGKNRAEEDARRFLVEKEKLEGEKQSIRDELGSLRREKREVKEAMKTSSGKRLETLEQRAAALEAECREREERRIDLELRLTAVKESLKQSLAGGPALGLAVTGQAKNSDAGSKPSGGSAVPVNCASELRKRRPSVAATSKGKVLQRAKEWEMKKT; translated from the exons ATGGAGAGAATGCACCCCAGAGATGTGG TGCTGGAGCACCTCCTCCCGGAACTCGGACTACTGCTCAAGCTGCTGGACGGCGAGGACCTGAGCCCTGCGGCCCTGGAGAAGAAGGCCGCGGTGTCCGCCATTCTGCAGAGGGCACAGCCTCTACCTG GAAAGGAGAGCACTCATCTGTACCTGAACACTGCAGACCTGCACAACGGCCCCAGCTTCGTGGAATCCCTGTTCGACGAGTTTG ACTGTGACCTGGGAGATCTCCGAGACACGCCCGAGGATGACAGCGAGGAAACGAACTCCGAGTCAGCGAAGAGCCACGAGCTCAGAAAT GTGTCCCGGGagcccccaccacccctccccacaacgCCCCCGCCTGAAGACTACTACGAGGAAGCCCTCCCCCTGGGCCCTGGCAAAGCTCCCGAATACAtcactgcccaga ATGGCATGAGCCCCCCCAACTCGCTCGAGGATGGATACTACGAAGATGCAGACAGCAATTACCCGGGGACCCAGATGAATGGGGAGCCGAAAAGCTCGT ACAATGACTCGGACGCTATGAGCAGCTCCTACGAATCGTAcgacgatgaggaggaggaggacaagggtcGGCAGCCAGCCCACCAGTGGCCGTCAGAGGAGGCCTCCCTGCACCTGGTGAAGGATAGCAGGATATGTGCCTTCCTGCTGCGGAAAAAGCGCTTTGGGCAGTGGGCCAGGCAGCTGGCCGTCATCAGGGAAGACAAGCTGATG tgTTACAAGAGCTCCAAGGACCGCCGGCCACACCTGGAGCTGGCCCTAGGCACCTGCAATGTCCTCTATGTCCCCAAGGACGGGCGCCGCAAAAAGCATGAACTTCGCTTTTCCCCGCCGGGCGCTGAGGCCCTGGTCCTCGCTGTGCAGAGCAAGGAGCAGGCCGACGAGTGGCTCAAG GTGATCAGGGAGGTAAGCAGCCCTGGAGGAGCGGGAGTGTCCGAGTCGCCCTCGTCCCCGCTGCTGCCCTGTAGGCTGGACGTAGACAAG CGGCTCTCCCAGGAGAGACAGACCTCGGATTCGGACAGTGTCGGTGTAGGGGACGGCTGTTCCCCGGTCAGCTGGAAAGAGGCGGGGGAGCACG CCAGAGGGAAGAAGAGCGGTCTGGCGGAGCTGAAGGGGTCGGTGAGTCGAGCTGCCGGAAGGAAGATCAACCGCATCATCAGTTTCTCCAAGAAGAAGTCGCCGGCGGAAGGCGCGCACCCCTCGGAGGAGGACCTGCTGGGCTGCG GCTCCCTGCGTGTGCTGTCCCGTCAGTGCTGGCGGGAGCGCTGGTGCCGTGTGCAAGCTCACACCCTCTTCGTGCACAAGGACCGGGCGGACCTGAGGAACCCTCTGGACGCCGTGGAGCTGCGGGGCTGCCGGCTCGTCCCCGGCTTCGGTCACCAGCATCCGTTGGCTTTCCGCATCCTCCGCGGCCAGCGGGAGCTCGCCGTGCTGGAG GCAAGCAGCTCGGAGGACATGGGCCGCtggctggggctgctgctggtAGAGACGGGCTCCCCGGAGACACCCGAGGCCCTGCACTACGACTACGTGGATGTGGAGACCCTAGCCAGCATCGTCACCGCCGGCCGCCAGTCCTTCCT GTTTGCCAGCTCCTGCCCGGACAGGTGGACTGAACCCCGAGTCTATGATGAAGTTCCCTATGAGAAGCTGCAG ccggaGGACCCGCAACGCCCGGCAGGGGCCCAGGTGAAGAGACACGCCTCCTCCTGCAGTGAGAAGTCGCGCCGGGTGGATCCCCAGGTCAAGGTCAAACGTCACGCTTCCA GCGCTCAGCAGTATCGCTACGGCAAGAACCGGGCCGAGGAGGACGCTCGCCGCTTcctggtggagaaggagaagctggagggggagaagcagtcgATCCGGGATGAACTGGGGTCGCTGCGGAGGGAGAAGCGGGAGGTGAAGGAAGCCATGAAGACCAGCTCAG GGAAGCGGCTGGAGACGTTGGAACAGCGGGCAGCGGCGCTGGAGGCCGAATgtcgggagcgggaggagaggcgcATCGACCTGGAACTGCGGCTGACCGCCGTCAAGGAAAGCCTCAAGCAGAGCCTGGCCGGGGGCCCCGCCCTGGGCCTGGCAGTGACTGGGCAGGCCAAGAATTCG GACGCCGGGAGCAAGCCCAGCGGCGGTTCCGCAGTCCCGGTCAACTGTGCCTCcgagctgaggaagaggaggccatcCGTCGCAGCCACCAGCAAAGGGAAAGTCTTGCAGAGGGCAAAG gagtgggagatgaagaaaacctAA